A DNA window from Nitrospinota bacterium contains the following coding sequences:
- the pyrR gene encoding bifunctional pyr operon transcriptional regulator/uracil phosphoribosyltransferase PyrR, with product MNSILFNEKEISRAVSRISHEILERNHGAGRIALVGIRTRGVVLSQRLKAKIEEIENVVVDHGILDITLYRDDLAEGIQKPELKKTEISFALEDKHIILCDDVLFTGRTIRAAIDALMDFGRPSSVQLAVLIDRGHRELPIRPDFVGKNVPTEKSKHVQVLLNEEDGEDKVIIQEKSN from the coding sequence ATGAACTCTATACTTTTTAATGAAAAAGAAATTTCTCGAGCGGTGAGCCGGATATCTCATGAAATTCTGGAGCGCAATCATGGGGCAGGACGTATCGCTTTAGTTGGAATTCGAACTCGAGGTGTAGTCTTATCACAAAGGCTAAAAGCAAAAATTGAGGAAATTGAAAATGTAGTGGTAGATCATGGAATTCTGGATATCACTCTTTATAGAGATGACCTCGCAGAGGGAATCCAGAAACCAGAATTGAAAAAAACGGAAATTTCTTTTGCTCTTGAAGATAAGCATATAATCCTGTGCGATGATGTTCTGTTTACAGGAAGAACTATTCGTGCGGCCATTGACGCCCTGATGGATTTTGGGCGGCCTTCTTCAGTTCAATTAGCTGTCTTAATTGACCGGGGTCACAGGGAATTACCAATTCGTCCGGATTTCGTTGGCAAAAATGTTCCCACAGAAAAATCAAAACATGTTCAGGTTCTGTTAAATGAAGAGGATGGGGAGGATAAGGTGATTATCCAGGAGAAGTCCAACTAA
- a CDS encoding aspartate carbamoyltransferase catalytic subunit, producing the protein MSLSTNNILTTKDLTKEDIQLILDTADSFKEISTRSIKKVPTLRGKTIINLFFEPSTRTRTSFEIAGKRLSADVINISGSTSSTVKGENLIDTARNLEAMTPDILVVRHQCSGAPALLSQFIDCPIINAGDGAHEHPSQALLDLLTIRSQKGELSGLNVAIVGDITHSRVARSNIKAMHTMGMKVKVVGPPPLIPFDFERFGVEVSHDLAQAVQDVDVIMVLRIQLERQNQGLLSSLREYSNYFCLTSGVLAKAREDALIVHPGPVNRGIEIALDVMEGPRSLILNQVTNGVALRMALFYLLLGEKNANPN; encoded by the coding sequence ATGTCTCTTTCAACAAATAACATTTTAACCACAAAAGATTTAACGAAAGAGGACATTCAACTAATTCTGGATACCGCAGATTCATTTAAAGAAATTTCCACAAGATCTATAAAGAAAGTTCCCACCCTTAGGGGAAAAACCATTATCAATCTCTTTTTCGAACCCAGTACCCGGACAAGAACCTCCTTTGAAATAGCTGGAAAGCGTTTGAGTGCTGATGTCATAAATATATCAGGATCAACAAGCAGCACAGTAAAAGGAGAAAATCTGATAGACACAGCGCGGAACCTGGAAGCAATGACCCCCGATATTCTTGTTGTCAGACATCAATGTTCGGGTGCTCCCGCACTGCTATCTCAATTTATAGATTGTCCAATCATTAATGCTGGTGATGGAGCCCATGAGCACCCCAGTCAGGCATTGCTTGATCTTCTTACGATTCGGTCTCAAAAAGGCGAGTTATCCGGCCTTAATGTTGCGATCGTTGGCGATATCACACATAGCCGTGTAGCGCGTTCAAATATTAAGGCGATGCACACCATGGGCATGAAAGTCAAGGTTGTTGGTCCCCCTCCTCTTATCCCCTTTGATTTTGAGCGTTTTGGAGTAGAGGTCAGTCATGATCTGGCGCAAGCCGTTCAAGACGTTGATGTGATCATGGTCCTTCGTATCCAATTGGAAAGACAAAATCAGGGCCTTTTATCAAGCCTGAGAGAGTACTCAAACTATTTTTGTCTGACTTCAGGTGTTTTGGCAAAAGCTCGCGAAGATGCTCTTATAGTACACCCAGGCCCGGTAAATCGAGGCATAGAAATAGCCTTGGATGTGATGGAAGGTCCGCGTTCTTTGATATTAAATCAGGTTACTAATGGAGTTGCCCTCAGGATGGCACTTTTTTATCTATTACT